In Longimicrobiaceae bacterium, a single window of DNA contains:
- a CDS encoding carboxypeptidase-like regulatory domain-containing protein → MRKLILILLAVFPWLPGCLAGRPTGPEFTVLAMQVRTPDGKPVPGVRVELLAEGKTEPGSYVTGNRGDSTIIGITPGVYHVGVRHPPTGYRVPSTQPNPVRVVVVPEKETTVRFTLVRE, encoded by the coding sequence ATGCGTAAGCTCATCCTGATCCTTCTGGCCGTATTCCCCTGGCTCCCGGGATGCCTGGCTGGCCGTCCGACCGGGCCCGAGTTCACCGTGCTCGCGATGCAGGTGCGAACTCCGGATGGTAAGCCGGTGCCGGGAGTTCGGGTCGAGCTCCTCGCGGAGGGCAAAACCGAACCGGGGTCCTACGTGACCGGGAACAGGGGCGACAGCACGATCATCGGAATCACGCCGGGCGTGTACCACGTGGGCGTGCGACATCCGCCCACGGGCTACCGGGTTCCGAGCACGCAGCCCAATCCGGTCCGCGTCGTCGTCGTGCCGGAGAAGGAGACCACGGTGCGCTTCACGCTCGTGCGCGAATGA